One window of the Shewanella litorisediminis genome contains the following:
- a CDS encoding phosphoribosyltransferase has protein sequence MSDKHYITAQQLLEDSFRLAAQVYESGFRPQFIVGIWRGGAPIGIAVQEYFDFKKVDTDHIAVRTSSYYGIGTDKQSKEIKVHGLHYIIENCNADDSLLIVDDVFDSGRSIHALKEKLSQLMRLNMPRDIRIACPYYKPKNTAVPLKPDYYIHSSEDWLVFPHEVSGLTPDEIASGKGDLKNIAELFI, from the coding sequence ATGTCAGACAAACATTACATTACGGCACAGCAGCTGCTGGAAGATTCATTTCGCCTAGCGGCCCAGGTGTATGAAAGCGGCTTTCGTCCACAGTTTATTGTGGGGATCTGGCGTGGTGGTGCACCCATAGGGATTGCGGTGCAGGAATACTTCGATTTCAAAAAGGTCGATACCGACCATATCGCCGTGCGTACCTCTTCTTACTATGGCATTGGTACCGACAAGCAGAGCAAGGAAATCAAGGTTCACGGCCTGCATTACATCATCGAAAACTGCAACGCCGACGACAGCCTGCTGATTGTGGACGACGTATTCGACTCAGGGCGCAGCATCCATGCCCTGAAAGAAAAACTGTCACAGCTGATGCGCCTTAACATGCCGCGTGATATCCGCATTGCCTGCCCATACTACAAGCCCAAAAACACCGCCGTGCCCTTAAAGCCGGATTACTACATCCATTCATCCGAAGACTGGCTGGTGTTCCCTCACGAAGTCTCGGGCCTGACCCCGGATGAGATTGCGAGCGGCAAGGGTGACCTTAAAAACATCGCCGAGCTGTTTATCTAA
- a CDS encoding alkaline phosphatase D family protein, giving the protein MKRSYSRRDFLAMSAKGVGAAVVSYGLMGCSSSDDDAPSVPVSFMHGVASGDPAHDAVIIWTRVTPTGDADLSVSWQVAKDADFNELVTDGSTMTNKDRDYTVKVDAMGLAAGSTYYFRFMCGDKTSAVGKTRTLPEGAVSQVKLAVMSCANFPAGYFNVYELAAAQGSLDAVVHLGDYIYEYPRGGYASENAAALGREVLPAHELLSLNDYRTRYAQYRGDASLQKLHALVPFITVWDDHEVCNDAWRDGAENHNEGEGDFEARKQAALQAYFEWLPIRPWREGNHEEIFRSFAFGDLVDLHMLDTRLIGRDEQLQFETYLDPATGAFDGTSFMADVTSTSRTMLGALQLLWLQSKLLANEAKWQVLGQQVLMGKMLLPAAIATQQLSIPQFAELAGLAQLAARAQAGDPTLTQEELMYLAANQHKLTPEVIALLQLPSIPYNLDAWDGYAYEREVILGTAKSVNANLVVLAGDTHNAWANELKDVNGAAVGVEFATSSVSSPGLEYYLQLPAEQIPATEAAVVGLVDGLKYANLKDRGFMVLTFTPDEVRSDWIYVSSILEKDFTEASSRGYSARTLAGSHVIEAVV; this is encoded by the coding sequence ATGAAACGGTCTTATTCACGTCGTGACTTCCTGGCCATGTCGGCCAAAGGCGTTGGTGCCGCAGTGGTCTCCTATGGCCTGATGGGCTGCTCCAGCAGCGATGATGATGCCCCATCTGTGCCGGTCAGCTTTATGCACGGGGTGGCCAGTGGCGACCCGGCCCATGACGCTGTGATCATCTGGACCCGGGTGACCCCCACGGGCGATGCCGACCTCAGTGTGTCCTGGCAGGTGGCCAAAGATGCCGACTTCAACGAGTTGGTGACAGACGGCAGCACCATGACCAATAAAGACAGGGACTACACAGTAAAGGTGGATGCCATGGGCCTTGCTGCCGGCAGCACCTATTACTTCCGCTTTATGTGCGGCGATAAAACCTCGGCGGTGGGCAAAACCCGCACCCTGCCGGAGGGCGCCGTATCCCAGGTGAAATTGGCGGTAATGAGCTGCGCCAACTTCCCGGCCGGTTACTTTAACGTGTACGAGCTGGCAGCGGCCCAGGGCTCGCTGGATGCCGTGGTGCATCTTGGCGACTACATCTACGAATATCCCCGTGGCGGTTATGCCAGCGAAAACGCCGCCGCCCTTGGCCGTGAGGTATTGCCGGCCCATGAACTCCTTAGCCTGAATGACTACCGCACCCGCTACGCCCAGTACCGCGGCGATGCCAGCCTGCAAAAGCTCCATGCCCTGGTGCCCTTTATCACAGTGTGGGATGACCATGAGGTCTGCAACGATGCCTGGCGTGATGGCGCTGAAAACCACAACGAAGGCGAGGGCGACTTTGAGGCCCGTAAGCAGGCGGCGCTGCAGGCCTACTTTGAGTGGCTGCCCATCCGCCCATGGCGCGAAGGCAACCACGAAGAAATCTTCAGAAGCTTTGCCTTTGGCGATTTGGTTGACCTGCACATGCTGGACACCCGTTTGATTGGCCGTGATGAGCAGCTGCAGTTTGAAACCTACTTAGACCCCGCCACCGGCGCCTTCGACGGCACCAGCTTTATGGCCGATGTTACCAGCACCAGCCGTACCATGCTGGGCGCGCTGCAGCTGCTGTGGCTGCAAAGCAAGTTACTGGCAAACGAAGCCAAATGGCAGGTACTGGGTCAACAGGTATTGATGGGCAAGATGTTGCTGCCTGCGGCCATTGCCACCCAGCAGCTGTCTATACCTCAGTTTGCCGAGCTCGCTGGCCTTGCGCAGCTCGCCGCCCGTGCTCAGGCGGGCGACCCTACCCTGACTCAGGAAGAGCTTATGTATCTTGCGGCCAACCAGCACAAGCTGACGCCGGAAGTGATAGCCCTGCTGCAACTGCCATCCATTCCTTACAACCTGGATGCCTGGGACGGTTACGCCTACGAGCGTGAAGTGATTCTGGGCACCGCCAAGTCGGTGAATGCCAACCTGGTGGTGCTGGCCGGTGATACCCACAACGCCTGGGCCAACGAACTCAAGGACGTGAACGGCGCCGCCGTTGGCGTGGAGTTTGCGACCAGCTCAGTGTCGTCGCCGGGGCTTGAGTACTACCTGCAATTGCCGGCCGAACAAATTCCGGCCACCGAAGCGGCCGTGGTGGGGCTGGTGGATGGTCTCAAGTACGCCAACCTCAAGGACAGGGGCTTTATGGTGCTGACCTTCACCCCGGACGAGGTTCGCAGCGACTGGATTTATGTCTCGTCCATTCTGGAGAAAGACTTCACCGAGGCAAGCTCCCGTGGTTACAGCGCCCGTACACTGGCAGGCAGCCATGTGATTGAGGCCGTGGTTTAA
- a CDS encoding HPP family protein codes for MQVKDIMTPNPVCISEGASLKDAHLLMQSRGVRHLPVVGEQDGHYKGILTHKKMISTIVSLLNKYGQGALERKERQYLVSDLMDKDAQRLSDDEPLAVVVDYFIENKLGCLPVVDGEQKVQGIVTSSDFVKLCKNLLSK; via the coding sequence ATGCAAGTCAAAGACATCATGACCCCCAACCCTGTCTGCATCAGCGAGGGGGCCAGCCTCAAGGATGCACATCTGCTGATGCAATCCCGTGGGGTGCGCCACCTGCCGGTGGTGGGAGAACAGGATGGCCACTACAAGGGCATTCTTACCCACAAAAAAATGATTTCGACTATCGTCAGCCTGCTGAACAAGTATGGTCAGGGCGCACTCGAGCGCAAGGAGCGGCAATATCTGGTGAGTGACCTGATGGACAAAGACGCCCAGCGCCTGAGCGACGATGAGCCATTGGCGGTGGTGGTTGACTACTTTATAGAGAACAAGCTGGGTTGCCTGCCGGTGGTGGACGGCGAGCAAAAGGTGCAGGGGATAGTCACCTCCTCTGACTTTGTGAAGCTGTGCAAAAACCTGCTTTCAAAATAA
- a CDS encoding LrgB family protein, which translates to MSHTSLALLSLVITLMGYYGAKRLYSRLGYWWAAPILLAPLLIIAAVLLLDIPLPSYFEYTHFLVLLLGPATIAFALPIYRERALIRRYPITLTLGVMAGLLLGLVSSWGLVKLFALPPEIGHSVLVRSVSTPFAMEATTAFGGVPELTAMVVLMTGVVGMLLCGPLFRFGRVRSSLARGVALGASAHGAGAAKAREYGEEEAVVASLTMIFTGIAMVLGAPVFALFLV; encoded by the coding sequence ATGAGTCATACCAGTCTGGCGCTGCTGAGTTTAGTGATTACCCTGATGGGCTATTACGGTGCCAAGCGGTTATATAGCCGCTTGGGCTACTGGTGGGCTGCGCCTATTCTGCTGGCGCCCTTACTGATTATTGCCGCTGTCTTGCTGCTGGATATCCCGCTGCCCAGCTATTTCGAGTACACCCATTTTCTGGTGCTCCTGCTGGGGCCTGCCACCATCGCTTTTGCGCTGCCCATTTACCGTGAGCGGGCCCTTATCCGCCGCTACCCCATCACCCTCACATTGGGCGTGATGGCCGGCTTGCTGCTGGGGCTGGTGTCGTCCTGGGGACTGGTGAAACTCTTTGCCCTGCCGCCTGAAATTGGCCACAGCGTGCTGGTGCGTTCTGTCTCCACCCCCTTTGCCATGGAAGCCACCACGGCCTTTGGCGGTGTGCCCGAATTAACGGCCATGGTGGTGTTGATGACAGGTGTGGTGGGTATGTTGCTGTGCGGGCCGCTGTTTCGTTTTGGCAGGGTGCGTTCATCCCTTGCCAGAGGCGTTGCCCTTGGGGCATCGGCTCACGGTGCCGGCGCGGCCAAGGCGCGTGAATACGGTGAGGAAGAGGCCGTGGTGGCCAGCCTCACCATGATTTTCACCGGCATCGCCATGGTGCTGGGTGCGCCTGTGTTTGCTCTGTTTCTCGTATAA
- a CDS encoding CidA/LrgA family protein gives MTLSEGKVRLKSGAKRASLTLLQAAAICLLAWLAHGLVLYFALPVPGGVVGLGVLLALLSLKWVPEKALQAGAAWLLGDLLLFFIPPVISVIQYEAMIEQYGARMLGFLVAGSVTVLLGTAWVVDKAFKFERGLHLARAGGRL, from the coding sequence ATGACCCTCAGTGAAGGCAAAGTCAGACTCAAATCCGGTGCCAAAAGGGCCAGCCTGACCCTGCTGCAGGCGGCGGCTATCTGTTTGCTCGCCTGGCTCGCCCATGGGCTGGTGCTGTATTTTGCGCTGCCGGTGCCCGGCGGCGTGGTGGGGCTCGGTGTATTGCTGGCGCTTTTGTCGCTTAAGTGGGTGCCCGAAAAGGCCCTGCAGGCCGGTGCGGCCTGGCTGCTGGGGGACCTGCTGCTGTTTTTCATTCCGCCGGTGATCTCAGTCATTCAGTATGAAGCCATGATTGAGCAATATGGCGCCCGCATGCTGGGCTTTTTGGTGGCGGGCAGCGTAACCGTGCTGTTGGGCACCGCCTGGGTGGTGGACAAGGCCTTTAAGTTTGAGCGTGGCTTACACCTGGCCCGCGCCGGAGGGCGCCTGTAA
- a CDS encoding LysR family transcriptional regulator, whose protein sequence is MDLRAIRYFMEVVDAGGFAKASEKVHLTQPALSKAVRLLEESLDLQLIERGKRGVNLRLTPAGEVVYCHGLALLATRDDMLAELEAMRSLRGGRLKFGLAPLGSAELFAPVIARFRSLYPKIDMQLLVRGGIEQTNALRKGEIELATGITALDSEFEGLRIRKDPMVVVLPKQHRLAHRRELRLQELADTAQILFEPEYALHQLVFEACERAGFIPANVTRVSHPDFGIALVAAGTGAMILPSYIAERHAVTGVIAVPLKETDLHWELSLFWRRGQPLSFAAEAMIALVRERLSGAVDQGPI, encoded by the coding sequence TTGGATCTCAGGGCCATCAGATACTTTATGGAGGTGGTGGATGCCGGTGGCTTTGCCAAGGCCTCAGAGAAGGTGCATCTCACCCAACCGGCGCTGTCAAAGGCGGTACGCCTGCTGGAAGAGAGCCTGGATCTCCAGCTTATCGAGCGGGGCAAGCGTGGGGTGAATTTACGCCTCACCCCCGCTGGTGAGGTGGTCTATTGCCATGGTTTGGCCCTGCTGGCCACCCGTGATGACATGCTGGCCGAGCTTGAAGCCATGCGAAGCCTCAGGGGCGGCCGGCTCAAGTTTGGGCTGGCGCCCCTTGGCAGCGCCGAGCTGTTCGCCCCTGTCATCGCCCGCTTTCGCAGCCTCTATCCCAAGATTGATATGCAATTGCTTGTGCGCGGCGGCATTGAGCAAACCAATGCGCTGCGCAAAGGCGAGATTGAGCTGGCCACCGGCATCACGGCGCTGGACAGCGAATTTGAAGGGCTGCGCATTCGCAAGGACCCTATGGTGGTGGTATTGCCCAAACAGCACAGACTGGCGCACCGTCGGGAGCTGCGATTGCAGGAGCTGGCCGACACGGCCCAGATTTTGTTTGAGCCGGAATACGCCCTGCATCAGCTGGTGTTTGAGGCCTGTGAGCGGGCGGGATTTATTCCGGCCAATGTCACCCGGGTCAGCCACCCGGACTTTGGCATTGCCCTGGTGGCCGCCGGTACAGGAGCCATGATATTGCCAAGCTATATTGCCGAGCGCCACGCGGTGACGGGGGTTATTGCCGTGCCACTGAAAGAAACCGACCTGCACTGGGAGCTGTCGCTCTTCTGGCGCAGAGGCCAACCACTCTCCTTTGCGGCAGAGGCCATGATAGCCCTGGTGCGCGAGCGTCTGTCTGGCGCTGTGGATCAGGGGCCGATATAA
- a CDS encoding RES family NAD+ phosphorylase, protein MDLLSIPAECIDLPYEGSCYRLVESQEEAATLSLVDNFDEQMLLESLLDGAKPPYREGTAHLHYLLKTPFRYPPLRHGSRFGTRLMPSFFYGSESAQTCLTEVAYYRFIFLQDMAVPYQGVLHSEHMMFRVLLSAVRCADLTRIADGTLQQQLTHGEDYRFTQALGQQLLDRHCQLIRSYSAREPGGVNLAVADPGVMASGPLDQTYWICQLEPARLAFTERGRGHLPRYYEVEAFYREGRLPRPA, encoded by the coding sequence ATGGACTTACTTTCAATCCCGGCTGAGTGTATCGATTTGCCCTATGAGGGCAGTTGCTACCGTTTGGTGGAGTCGCAGGAAGAGGCGGCAACCCTGAGCCTGGTCGATAATTTTGACGAGCAAATGCTGCTGGAAAGCCTGCTGGACGGTGCCAAACCCCCTTACCGGGAGGGCACGGCCCACTTGCACTATCTGCTGAAAACGCCCTTTCGTTACCCGCCCTTAAGGCACGGCTCGCGCTTTGGTACCCGCCTGATGCCAAGTTTTTTTTATGGCAGCGAGTCGGCTCAAACCTGTCTGACCGAGGTGGCCTACTACCGTTTTATCTTTTTGCAGGACATGGCCGTGCCTTACCAGGGCGTTCTGCACTCGGAACACATGATGTTCAGGGTGTTGCTCAGCGCCGTGCGCTGCGCCGATCTCACCCGAATTGCCGATGGCACTCTGCAGCAACAGCTGACCCACGGTGAGGACTATCGTTTTACCCAGGCACTGGGGCAGCAGTTACTGGACCGCCACTGCCAGCTCATCCGCAGTTATTCGGCCCGTGAGCCGGGAGGTGTCAATCTGGCGGTGGCAGACCCGGGTGTGATGGCGTCCGGGCCTTTGGACCAGACTTATTGGATATGTCAGCTGGAACCGGCAAGACTCGCCTTTACCGAACGCGGCCGGGGGCATCTGCCGCGGTACTATGAAGTGGAAGCATTCTATCGGGAAGGGCGCCTGCCGCGCCCGGCCTGA
- a CDS encoding MbcA/ParS/Xre antitoxin family protein, translated as MSAIAKPTASGVLFKAFIHACQALELTNAEASHIIGVNPSTLSRNAANGFKPESKQGELQLQLVRLYRSLYALAGGQQDFMRHWLNSPNHALGGTPRELVKSVVGLVSVNQYLDAMRGKV; from the coding sequence ATGTCAGCTATCGCCAAACCCACAGCATCCGGGGTCTTATTCAAGGCCTTTATCCATGCCTGTCAGGCGCTGGAACTGACCAATGCCGAAGCCAGCCATATCATAGGCGTTAACCCCAGCACCCTGAGTCGCAATGCCGCCAATGGCTTTAAACCCGAGTCAAAACAAGGGGAGTTGCAGCTGCAGTTGGTGCGGTTGTACCGCTCGCTCTATGCCCTGGCGGGCGGCCAGCAGGACTTTATGCGCCATTGGCTCAACAGCCCCAACCATGCACTGGGGGGCACTCCCCGGGAGCTGGTCAAGTCTGTGGTGGGGCTGGTCAGCGTGAATCAATATCTCGATGCCATGCGTGGCAAGGTGTAA
- the nfsB gene encoding oxygen-insensitive NAD(P)H nitroreductase, which translates to MQELSLLVQKRHTSKAFDPSRIISPEQIAELKTLLQFAPSSTNSQPWHFVLASTAEGKATIAKATEQFAFNTPKILNASHVVVLCTKTQMDEEHLRKVLAQEKADGRFASDEAMQNQHNGRSFFVNMHRYELKDAQHWMEKQVYLALGTLLLGAAALEIDACPIEGFDATALNKELGLREKGLCASVVVALGYRSGDDFNAALPKSRLPQAEIFTEL; encoded by the coding sequence ATGCAGGAACTCAGTTTGCTCGTGCAAAAGCGTCACACCAGCAAGGCGTTTGACCCTTCCCGGATAATCAGCCCGGAGCAGATTGCCGAACTCAAAACCCTGTTGCAGTTTGCCCCTTCGTCCACCAACTCGCAGCCCTGGCACTTTGTGCTGGCTTCCACTGCCGAAGGTAAGGCGACCATCGCCAAGGCCACCGAGCAGTTTGCCTTCAACACCCCGAAAATCCTCAATGCCTCCCATGTGGTGGTGCTCTGTACCAAGACACAAATGGATGAAGAGCACCTGCGCAAAGTACTGGCTCAGGAAAAGGCCGATGGCCGCTTCGCCAGTGACGAAGCCATGCAAAATCAGCACAATGGCCGCTCATTCTTCGTCAATATGCACAGATACGAGCTCAAAGACGCCCAGCACTGGATGGAAAAGCAAGTGTATCTGGCGTTGGGAACCCTGCTTTTGGGTGCGGCTGCGCTGGAAATCGATGCCTGCCCCATTGAGGGCTTTGATGCCACTGCACTGAACAAGGAGCTTGGCCTCAGGGAAAAAGGTTTGTGCGCTTCTGTGGTTGTGGCCCTGGGTTACCGCTCCGGCGATGACTTCAACGCGGCGCTGCCCAAGTCACGTCTGCCTCAGGCAGAAATTTTTACTGAGCTCTGA
- a CDS encoding DNA-J related domain-containing protein — translation MLLPPLVPLIDNNTTEVSAHKGDNPLIWPLLSLLQKSVQGWKVHHLASELQSQGLMHNLDPAPEKDLFKRNFLLMNALFELQDMLLPNQWVQTQAMDIRILRLIPNDIDLIQHQEAGLKSYYLDWGNYDTSTNVVREMLESFWTSYKDYIGINGRVMHLTQALRVFELDASASDRDIRRQWRRLALKWHPDRQGGDAARFREVCEAWQALRVRESA, via the coding sequence ATGCTGCTGCCACCGCTGGTTCCGTTAATCGACAACAATACGACCGAAGTATCAGCCCACAAAGGCGACAATCCCCTCATCTGGCCCCTGCTCAGTTTGCTGCAAAAGTCGGTGCAGGGATGGAAAGTGCATCACCTCGCCAGCGAACTGCAATCCCAGGGCTTGATGCACAACCTGGATCCCGCGCCGGAAAAAGACCTCTTTAAACGTAATTTTTTGCTGATGAATGCCCTGTTTGAGCTGCAGGACATGCTGCTGCCCAACCAATGGGTGCAAACCCAGGCCATGGATATCCGCATCCTGCGCCTTATCCCGAATGACATCGACCTTATCCAGCATCAGGAAGCGGGGCTGAAGAGCTATTACCTCGACTGGGGCAATTACGACACCAGCACCAATGTGGTGCGCGAGATGCTTGAATCCTTCTGGACCAGCTACAAAGACTACATCGGTATCAATGGCCGGGTGATGCACCTCACCCAGGCACTGCGGGTATTCGAACTCGATGCCAGCGCCAGTGACAGAGACATTCGACGTCAATGGCGCAGGCTGGCGCTGAAATGGCACCCCGACAGACAGGGCGGCGATGCGGCGCGATTCCGGGAAGTATGTGAAGCCTGGCAGGCGCTGAGGGTACGGGAGTCGGCCTAG
- a CDS encoding thiol:disulfide interchange protein DsbA/DsbL → MHKRLTLAATLAALPFCGFAADFVEGKHYVQVSDQAPSKSPKVTEFFSFYCHNCFNMEVMYLPAIKQGLKEGISFDTKHVDFMNSDIGTEVMRALAVIHGSDKQGELTHAMFAAIQGADGGQGHHDHSAPGHSHEPEINSRDDIKAVFAKFGIDGATYDKLADSKETDAKLALWRQQQQAFEVQSVPSFVVNDKYRVNLQEIRTLEELSALINYLATEKDAAEDKGGSLGWAVLAMLALAAMGRRRLV, encoded by the coding sequence ATGCACAAACGTCTGACGCTGGCAGCCACTCTGGCCGCCCTGCCATTTTGCGGCTTTGCCGCCGATTTTGTCGAAGGCAAACATTATGTCCAGGTCTCTGACCAGGCACCCAGCAAGTCACCCAAGGTGACTGAATTTTTCTCTTTCTACTGCCATAACTGCTTCAACATGGAAGTCATGTACCTGCCCGCCATCAAACAAGGGTTGAAGGAAGGTATCAGCTTTGACACCAAGCATGTGGACTTTATGAACAGCGACATAGGTACCGAGGTGATGCGTGCGCTGGCAGTGATCCACGGCAGTGACAAGCAAGGCGAGCTGACCCATGCCATGTTTGCCGCCATTCAGGGCGCCGACGGTGGTCAGGGCCATCACGACCACAGTGCCCCCGGCCATTCCCACGAGCCTGAAATCAACAGCCGTGACGACATCAAGGCGGTGTTTGCCAAGTTTGGTATTGACGGCGCCACCTACGACAAGTTGGCCGACAGCAAGGAAACCGATGCCAAGCTGGCACTGTGGCGTCAGCAACAGCAAGCCTTTGAAGTGCAGTCCGTTCCAAGCTTTGTGGTGAACGATAAGTATCGGGTGAACCTGCAGGAAATCCGTACCCTGGAAGAGCTCAGCGCCCTGATTAACTATCTGGCCACTGAAAAAGATGCCGCCGAAGACAAGGGTGGCAGCCTGGGTTGGGCGGTGCTCGCCATGCTGGCACTGGCCGCCATGGGTCGCAGACGCCTGGTGTAA
- a CDS encoding Na+/H+ antiporter NhaC family protein yields the protein MNQSPDTQGNASAASFVALLPLFLFLALFIGAGVYFSGQGVDFAFYQLPSVVAILPAIVLALLLSKQKLNQAIDTFIGGIGHSNIIAMCLIYLLAGAFASVAKATGGVDATVALGLSLIPFDLLLPGFFVIAAFIATAMGTSMGTIAAVAPIALGVSQEADISLPLMAGAIISGALFGDNLSIISDTTIAATRTQGCDMKDKFRENLIFALPASLITLLAFALAGQGEANVAPQSVDFIKVLPYLCILFLAVAGLNVFVVLGIGILLAGFVGMFTTDYSWVNFSKDIYAGFGNMQEIFILSMLVGGLAALMQQQGGLAFVSRFIERLIARFSKAKGEASCRAAELGMAGIVSLTNACVANNTVSIVISGDIARELAQKHGVSAKRSASVLDIFSCIVQGLIPYGAQALLIGATFAITPLEAVSYAWYCMILALVAVLIVTFRKRH from the coding sequence TTGAATCAATCCCCAGACACTCAGGGCAACGCAAGTGCTGCTTCATTCGTTGCCCTGCTGCCACTGTTTCTGTTTTTGGCGCTGTTTATTGGCGCCGGTGTGTACTTTAGCGGCCAGGGCGTAGACTTTGCCTTCTATCAGTTGCCCAGTGTGGTGGCCATTCTGCCCGCCATAGTGCTGGCACTGCTGCTGTCAAAGCAGAAACTGAATCAGGCCATCGACACCTTTATTGGTGGTATTGGCCACAGCAATATCATTGCCATGTGCTTGATTTACTTGCTTGCGGGTGCCTTTGCCTCGGTGGCCAAGGCCACGGGTGGCGTGGATGCCACGGTCGCCCTCGGCCTGTCACTCATCCCTTTTGATCTGCTGCTGCCGGGCTTTTTTGTGATTGCAGCCTTTATTGCCACCGCCATGGGCACCTCAATGGGCACCATAGCTGCCGTTGCGCCCATTGCTCTGGGTGTTTCCCAGGAGGCCGATATTTCGCTGCCGCTGATGGCCGGTGCCATCATTTCCGGCGCCCTCTTCGGCGACAACCTGTCCATCATTTCCGATACCACCATCGCCGCAACCCGAACCCAGGGCTGTGACATGAAAGACAAGTTCCGCGAAAACCTGATTTTCGCACTGCCGGCATCACTCATCACCCTGCTGGCCTTTGCCCTTGCGGGCCAGGGTGAAGCCAATGTGGCGCCCCAGTCGGTGGATTTCATCAAGGTGCTGCCTTATCTGTGCATCCTGTTTTTGGCGGTCGCGGGGCTGAACGTATTCGTGGTACTGGGCATTGGGATTCTGCTGGCCGGATTTGTCGGCATGTTCACCACTGACTACAGCTGGGTCAACTTCAGCAAAGATATCTATGCCGGTTTTGGCAACATGCAGGAAATCTTTATCCTGTCCATGTTGGTGGGAGGCCTTGCCGCGCTGATGCAGCAGCAAGGTGGCCTTGCCTTTGTCAGCCGTTTTATCGAAAGATTGATTGCCCGTTTTTCCAAGGCGAAGGGCGAAGCCTCCTGCCGCGCGGCCGAACTGGGTATGGCCGGCATAGTGTCTTTGACCAATGCCTGTGTCGCCAACAACACTGTCTCCATCGTGATAAGCGGTGATATCGCCCGGGAGCTTGCTCAAAAGCACGGTGTCAGTGCCAAGCGCAGCGCCAGTGTGCTCGATATCTTTTCCTGTATTGTTCAAGGACTTATTCCGTACGGCGCCCAGGCATTGCTGATAGGCGCAACCTTTGCCATCACCCCCCTGGAGGCAGTATCCTATGCATGGTACTGCATGATATTGGCGCTGGTTGCCGTTCTGATTGTGACGTTCAGGAAACGTCACTGA
- a CDS encoding pseudouridine synthase, whose product MSDSDLTKGTRLCKYLAEAGVASRRGASRLIEAGRVCIDGQPAAHSDRVFGSSQVTLDGEPLYPAQAKTYFLYHKPVGIDCRLRPDDPYSLIHHLPADLRLFPAGRLDKDSRGLLLLTNDGELTQRLMHPDFHHEKGYLITLNKAPKPGDIAAIAAGLDYGEGPTRPCRIAVATDNSHSTEDSSTHRVRMWLTQGKKRQIRRLWRARGYLVVDLLRESIQSLTLGELGEGQIRALNETERLTLLAALGQK is encoded by the coding sequence TTGAGTGACAGCGACTTAACCAAAGGCACCCGCCTGTGTAAATATCTGGCCGAGGCCGGTGTCGCCTCACGGCGCGGCGCATCGCGTTTGATAGAGGCCGGCCGAGTGTGTATTGATGGCCAGCCCGCCGCCCACAGCGACAGGGTGTTTGGCTCAAGCCAAGTGACCCTGGATGGCGAGCCCCTGTATCCAGCTCAGGCCAAGACGTACTTCCTTTACCACAAACCCGTTGGCATCGACTGCCGCCTGCGCCCGGACGATCCATACAGCCTTATTCATCATTTACCCGCCGATTTACGGCTATTCCCCGCCGGACGGCTGGACAAAGACTCCCGCGGCCTCTTGCTGCTGACCAATGATGGCGAGCTGACACAGCGCCTGATGCACCCGGACTTTCACCATGAAAAAGGCTATCTCATCACTCTGAATAAAGCGCCAAAGCCCGGGGACATTGCGGCCATTGCGGCGGGTTTGGATTACGGTGAGGGCCCTACCCGCCCCTGCCGGATTGCAGTCGCCACCGATAACAGCCATTCGACGGAAGACAGCAGTACGCACAGGGTAAGAATGTGGCTGACCCAGGGTAAGAAGCGCCAAATCCGCCGGCTGTGGCGGGCACGGGGCTACCTTGTGGTGGATTTGTTGAGGGAGTCGATTCAAAGCCTGACGCTGGGCGAGCTTGGTGAAGGCCAGATACGAGCGCTCAACGAGACAGAG